A DNA window from Theobroma cacao cultivar B97-61/B2 chromosome 5, Criollo_cocoa_genome_V2, whole genome shotgun sequence contains the following coding sequences:
- the LOC18598246 gene encoding alpha carbonic anhydrase 1, chloroplastic: MALQISFSVLALTFLLGVASATDELSAIEFSYSGNNGPAKWGNLDPTFSACSSGKKQSPINIQKNQTVPNRSLKPLDRNYKPANATLVNNGFNVGLRFEEYAGELSIDGKNYLLKQMHWHLPSEHRIDGQQFAAELHLVHRAEDNSLAVVAILYLEDDADPFISKLKDGLDKLAKEHCKADEIAEIPIGTMDPKQLKRSSRKYYRYVGSLTTPPCSESVTWSILGKVRSISKEQIAALQTPVKSDCKKNARPCQAMNGRKVELYNELFE, encoded by the exons ATGGCCCTTCAAATCTCCTTCTCCGTCTTGGCGcttacttttcttcttggcGTTGCTTCTGCTACTGATG AGCTTAGTGCAATTGAGTTCAGTTATTCTGGCAACAATGGCCCCGCCAAGTGGGGAAATTTGGATCCAACGTTCTCGGCATGCTCATCAGGGAAAAAGCAGTCTCCTATTAACATTCAGAAGAATCAGACAGTCCCCAACAGATCCTTGAAACCTTTAGACAGGAATTATAAGCCTGCAAATGCTACCCTCGTTAACAATGGCTTCAATGTTGGG TTGCGTTTCGAGGAATATGCTGGAGAGTTATCTATAGATGGCAAAAACTACTTGCTCAAACAAATGCACTGGCATTTACCTTCGGAGCACCGAATTGATGGACAACA ATTTGCTGCTGAGCTTCATTTGGTACACCGCGCAGAAGATAACAGCCTTGCAGTTGTAGCAATACTCTACTTAGAAGATGATGCCGATCCATTTATCTCTAAG CTTAAGGATGGGTTGGATAAGTTGGCCAAGGAGCATTGCAAAGCAGATGAAATAGCTGAAATTCCCATTGGTACCATGGATCCCAAGCAATTGAAGCGAAGTAGCCGCAAGTACTATAGATATGTTGGTTCTCTTACCACTCCTCCATGCTCGGAGAGTGTCACATGGAGCATCCTCGGAAAG GTGAGATCGATTTCCAAAGAGCAGATAGCCGCTCTGCAAACTCCGGTGAAGTCAGATTGTAAGAAAAACGCAAGGCCTTGTCAGGCAATGAATGGCCGAAAGGTTGAGCTTTATAATGAGCTTTTTGAATGA
- the LOC18598247 gene encoding uncharacterized protein LOC18598247, giving the protein MPQGNLETLVSACAGGSCDNKIVCETLATTDGDPDDHQLHTADKPGEEEIPSDFPPESFWLSKDAELDWFDQNAFYERKESQKGNSVSNSTNLNPNVNSNSNSQRFSLRKSKASIIGLPKPQKSCFVETKNRKNAKPGNTRLFPKRSGSVKSDPPVIEPSSPKVSCMGRVRSKRDRNRRLKKNLQKSAEVETIQEKTTRKKGGFFSSFRAIFRSNRKERELHALPVAPSPPRNSDIRTRLPPDDRDAISIAPEIAESEPVLEPVSIGGMKRFASGRRSEPLI; this is encoded by the coding sequence ATGCCACAGGGCAATTTAGAAACCCTTGTTTCTGCCTGCGCCGGCGGCTCTTGCGACAACAAAATCGTCTGCGAGACTTTAGCAACCACCGATGGCGATCCCGACGACCACCAACTCCATACGGCGGACAAACCAGGCGAAGAAGAAATCCCGTCCGATTTCCCGCCAGAATCGTTTTGGTTATCCAAAGACGCCGAGCTCGACTGGTTCGATCAAAACGCTTTCTACGAACGGAAAGAGTCGCAGAAAGGAAACTCAGTTTCGAACTCCACAAATCTTAACCCTAATGTCAACTCAAACTCCAATTCTCAACGCTTTTCGTTGAGGAAATCGAAAGCTTCGATCATCGGATTACCGAAACCGCAGAAATCTTGCTTTGTTGAAACAAAGAACAGGAAGAACGCTAAGCCTGGAAACACTAGATTGTTTCCTAAAAGGTCCGGCTCGGTTAAATCGGATCCGCCCGTTATTGAACCGTCTTCGCCTAAGGTTTCTTGCATGGGAAGAGTGAGATCGAAGCGAGACCGGAATCGCCGACTAAAAAAGAACCTCCAAAAATCGGCCGAAGTCGAaacaattcaagagaaaaCGACGAGAAAAAAAGGCGGTTTCTTTTCGAGTTTTCGTGCTATTTTTCGGTCCAATAGGAAAGAACGTGAACTGCACGCTCTTCCGGTAGCGCCATCGCCGCCAAGGAACAGCGACATTAGGACGCGTTTGCCGCCAGATGATCGTGATGCAATATCGATAGCGCCTGAAATTGCGGAGAGTGAACCGGTTCTTGAGCCGGTCAGTATAGGCGGAATGAAGCGGTTCGCGTCTGGCAGGAGATCGGAGCCGTTAATCTGA
- the LOC18598248 gene encoding uncharacterized protein At3g28850: MGCVSSKLVKKEIKREILLNNGGDYVNHVVSLKSSTYGVLQLDNEIEQQEEVGISETKRVQRSPPREEPEVINAWELMEDLEEDGTIKRSPKSRVFARGVGQKDVRSPLKFLNQIGSPLKMRRFGGKENKGRVDGKSDFSPKSILRVNNSLDGSCKAVLKLSYPVKRTRSEGFEGGDSGFSARRRSFSPLFDPELVALYEKELSEEEEQIKRIISPEPEIRKWKKSQDSKAILQVFEEKCPAAGENAVVIYTTTLRGIRKTFEECNTVRSIIESYDIQMFERDISMDSGFKEELRKLTGTKEVKVPLVFVKGRLIGGVEEIVKLEEEGKLEILFNGIPRAIPGCEGCAGVRFVMCTECNGSCKVLDGDQKKIRCGECNENGLVQCPICC; the protein is encoded by the coding sequence ATGGGTTgtgtttcttcaaaactcgtcaagaaagaaattaaacgAGAAATTCTTCTCAACAATGGCGGCGACTACGTTAACCACGTGGTCTCTCTCAAGTCAAGCACTTACGGGGTCCTTCAACTCGACAATGAAATTGAACAACAAGAAGAGGTTGGTATTTCAGAGACAAAAAGAGTTCAGAGATCGCCTCCGCGTGAAGAGCCAGAGGTAATCAATGCTTGGGAACTCATGGAAGATCTTGAAGAAGATGGGACTATAAAGAGAAGCCCGAAATCGCGCGTTTTTGCTAGAGGGGTTGGGCAAAAAGATGTGAGAAGTCCATTGAAGTTCTTGAATCAGATTGGTTCTCCATtgaaaatgaggaggtttggtgggAAAGAGAATAAGGGAAGAGTTGATGGGAAGTCTGATTTTAGCCCGAAATCGATATTGAGAGTGAACAATTCTTTGGATGGTTCGTGTAAGGCGGTGTTGAAGTTGAGTTATCCAGTGAAAAGAACAAGAAGCGAGGGCTTTGAAGGTGGTGATTCAGGGTTTTCGGCGCGGAGGAGGAGTTTTAGTCCTTTGTTTGATCCAGAGCTTGTTGCTTTGTACGAGAAAGAGTTGTCCGAAGAAGAGGAACAAATCAAGAGGATAATTTCACCAGAACCAGAAAtcagaaaatggaagaaatctCAGGATTCAAAGGCTATTCTTCAagtttttgaggaaaaatgtcCTGCTGCTGGAGAAAATGCAgttgtgatttacactacaACCTTGCGAGGGAttagaaagacttttgaggaaTGTAACACTGTGAGATCCATTATCGAATCCTATGACATCCAAATGTTCGAGCGAGATATATCGATGGATTCGGGGTTCAAGGAAGAGCTAAGGAAGCTAACGGGCACAAAGGAGGTCAAAGTTCCTCTTGTATTTGTTAAAGGAAGGTTGATTGGGGGAGTTGAAGAGATTGTGAAGTTAGAAGAGGAAGGGAAGCTGGAAATCTTGTTCAATGGGATCCCAAGGGCGATCCCCGGATGTGAAGGATGTGCTGGGGTGAGATTTGTGATGTGTACGGAATGTAATGGGAGCTGCAAGGTTTTAGATGGGGACCAGAAGAAGATTAGGTGTGGTGAGTGCAATGAAAATGGGTTGGTACAATGCCCTATTTGTTGTTAA